One window from the genome of Oryza glaberrima chromosome 3, OglaRS2, whole genome shotgun sequence encodes:
- the LOC127766651 gene encoding cytochrome P450 78A9-like, with protein MESSAAENWWVLPLTFLPPISGQNESAATLSAMATSFVYLAIFACLAWAGTALLYWAHPGGPAWGKYWRARGQSPRCSIPGPKGLPVVGSLGLMSGLAHCSLAAEAARRPGAKRLMALSLGPVRAVVTSHPDVAKEILDNPAFADRPLNHAAYGLMFHRSIGFAEHGPYWRALRRVAAGHLFGPRQVDAFAPYRARVAGGVVAALRGAGGEAAVQVRGVLRRASLYYIMRFVFGKEYDVSRGAPESGEEVEELLEMVHEGYDLLGKENWCDYFPGLAAVDPQGVGARCAELMPRVNRFVRGIIQEHRGKAIAGGEARDFVDILLSLQESEGLADADIAAVLWEMIFRGTDAMAVLMEWTLARVVLHPDVQANVHRELDAVVGRSNTVAESAVPSLPYLQALLKEALRMHPPGPLLSWRHRAISDTYVDGHLVPAGTTAMVNQWAMSRDADVWDGPLEFQPERFLPGGKAHGVSVLGADGRLVPFGSGRRSCPGKSLAMTTVTAWMATLLHEFEWTPASGAVDLSEVLRLSCEMAVPLEVRVSARRNV; from the exons ATGGAGAGCTCAGCAGCTGAGAACTGGTGGGTGCTGCCACTGACCTTCCTCCCGCCCATCTCAGGGCAAAATGAGAGCGCTGCCACACTGTCAGCCATGGCCACGAGCTTCGTCTACCTCGCGATCTTTGCATGCCTTGCATGGGCAGGCACTGCTCTGCTCTACTGGGCTCACCCGGGTGGCCCTGCATGGGGCAAGTACTGGAGGGCGAGGGGGCAGAGCCCGAGGTGTTCGATCCCAGGGCCGAAAGGGCTCCCGGTCGTCGGAAGCCTCGGCCTCATGTCCGGGCTGGCGCACTGCTCGCTGGCCGCCGAGGCGGCGCGCCGGCCGGGTGCCAAGAGGCTCATGGCGCTGTCGCTCGGCCCGGTACGCGCGGTCGTCACGTCGCACCCGGACGTGGCCAAGGAGATCCTCGACAACCCGGCGTTCGCCGACCGGCCGCTCAACCACGCCGCGTACGGCCTCATGTTCCACCGCTCCATCGGCTTCGCGGAGCACGGCCCGTACTGGCGCGCGCTCCGGCGCGTCGCCGCGGGCCACCTGTTCGGCCCGAGGCAGGTGGATGCGTTCGCCCCGTACCGCGCGCGCGTCGCGGGGGGCGTGGTCGCCGCgctgcgcggcgcgggcggggaggccgCGGTGCAGGTGCGCGGCGTCCTCCGGCGCGCGTCGCTCTACTACATCATGCGGTTCGTGTTCGGCAAGGAGTACGACGTGTCGCGCGGCGCGCCGGAGtccggggaggaggtggaggagctgcTCGAGATGGTGCACGAAGGGTACGACCTCCTCGGGAAGGAGAACTGGTGCGACTACTTCCCGGGGCTCGCCGCCGTTGACCCGCAGGGCGTCGGAGCACGGTGCGCCGAGCTCATGCCACGGGTGAACCGCTTCGTGCGAGGCATCATCCAGGAGCACCGTGGCAAGGCGATCGCCGGAGGAGAGGCACGTGACTTCGTCGACATATTGCTCTCGCTGCAGGAGAGCGAGgggctcgccgacgccgacatcgccgccgtgCTTTGG GAGATGATCTTTCGAGGAACTGACGCCATGGCCGTGCTGATGGAGTGGACACTAGCTCGCGTCGTCCTCCACCCCGACGTCCAAGCCAACGTGCACCGCGAGCTCGACGCGGTGGTCGGGCGGAGCAACACGGTCGCCGAGTCCGCCGTGCCGTCGCTGCCTTACCTGCAGGCGCTGCTCAAGGAGGCTCTCCGGATGCACCCGCCGGGCCCGCTCCTCTCGTGGCGCCACAGGGCCATATCCGACACCTACGTCGACGGCCACCTCGTCCCGGCCGGCACCACCGCCATGGTGAACCAGTGGGCGATGAGCCGCGACGCCGACGTGTGGGACGGGCCGCTCGAGTTCCAGCCGGAGCGGTTCCTCCCCGGCGGCAAGGCGCACGGCGTGTCCGTGCTCGGCGCCGACGGCCGCCTCGTGCCGTTCGGGTCCGGCAGGAGGAGCTGCCCCGGCAAGTCACTGGCCATGACGACCGTGACCGCCTGGATGGCAACGCTGCTGCACGAGTTCGAGTGGACGCCGGCGTCCGGCGCCGTCGACTTGTCGGAGGTGCTCCGCCTGTCGTGCGAGATGGCAGTGCCGCTCGAGGTCCGGGTAAGCGCACGGCGAAATGTGTGA